The Rhododendron vialii isolate Sample 1 chromosome 5a, ASM3025357v1 genome contains a region encoding:
- the LOC131325378 gene encoding protein phosphatase 2C 53-like has translation MEEISAAMAVPFVLGNLIYEESVLTTHVEIAGFELITSKTSLLTEPASTKRPLVSISTGNDDYDCINLDSGATIVKLSPIEEFKKVRKDTERVVEDEIVLVSSDTSDLEEKSNTDSKIHVDVGKINGNIETVDGSILLETNTMSKDVRDLEKVVVNDESKEMTVDGSILLETNTMSKDVWDLEKDVVNDESKEIGSVKNLTNTMSKNVGDTEQAVVSHESKDIESDKNFSIALSEAPQGKKIRLCSENSFELGCVPLWGYQSICGKSSEMEDAVVALPRFLRFPSQMIIGVQSSNGMNQNPSHVTADFFGVYDGHGGFQVANYCRDRIHLALAEEVEIAKEDLLKGSFGSNWQQMWEKAFLSCFLKVNAEVGGAPIDNHGIADASEGYLEPVAPGAVGSTAVVAVVCPTHLIIANCGDSRAVLCRGKVALPLSVDHKPDREDERARIEALGGKVIQWMGFRVSGVLAMSRSIGDSYLEPYVIPDPEMMFVPRTKEDECLILASDGLWDVMTNEEACEVARKRILLWHKRNIGSNPPEQRGEGIDPAAQDAADYLSRLALHKGSRDNISVIVVDLKAQRKFKKKT, from the exons ATGGAGGAAATATCTGCAGCAATGGCTGTGCCATTTGTGCTGGGTAATTTGATCTATGAGGAGTCAGTGCTTACAACCCATGTGGAAATAGCCGGGTTCGAGCTTATAACTAGTAAAACAAGCTTGTTAACGGAACCCGCTTCAACCAAGCGTCCTTTAGTGTCTATTAGCACTGGTAATGATGATTATGATTGTATTAATCTTGATAGTGGAGCTACAATAGTGAAACTATCGCCAATAGAAGAATTCAAGAAAGTAAGAAAGGACACAGAGAGGGTAGTTGAAGATGAAATCGTTTTGGTTTCAAGTGATACTTCTGATCTGGAGGAGAAGTCTAATACAGACTCGAAAATTCATGTGGATGTCGGGAAGATAAATGGAAATATTGAGACTGTTGATGGTTCGATTTTGTTGGAGACAAACACCATGTCGAAGGATGTTAGGGATCTGGAAAAGGTGGTTGTGAATGATGAGAGCAAGGAAATGACGGTTGATGGTTCGATTTTGTTGGAGACAAATACCATGTCGAAGGATGTTTGGGATCTGGAAAAGGATGTTGTGAATGATGAGAGCAAGGAAATTGGATCTGTTAAGAATTTGACAAATACCATGTCCAAGAATGTTGGGGATACGGAACAAGCGGTTGTGAGTCATGAGAGCAAGGACATTGAATCTGATAAGAATTTTTCTATTGCACTTAGTGAGGCGCCGCAAGGGAAGAAGATAAGATTATGCAGTGAAAATTCCTTTGAGTTGGGTTGTGTACCCCTTTGGGGATACCAATCTATCTGTGGAAAGAGCTCGGAAATGGAAGATGCTGTAGTGGCTTTACCAAGATTCCTGAGATTTCCTTCTCAAATGATAATTGGTGTTCAGAGTTCAAATGGGATGAATCAAAATCCAAGTCATGTAACGGCTGATTTTTTTGGAGTCTATGATGGACACGGGGGCTTTCAG GTTGCTAATTATTGCCGTGATCGCATTCATTTGGCTTTGGCTGAGGAGGTGGAAATCGCAAAGGAGGATTTGCTTAAAGGGAGTTTCGGGAGTAATTGGCAACAAATGTGGGAGAAAGCCTTCTTGAGTTGTTTTCTGAAAGTAAATGCTGAGGTTGGAGGAGCTCCTATAGATAACCATGGCATTGCGGATGCCTCTGAGGGTTATCTTGAACCAGTTGCTCCCGGTGCTGTGGGGTCCACTGCTGTGGTTGCCGTTGTTTGTCCAACCCACCTCATTATCGCTAATTGTGGTGATTCAAGGGCAGTTCTATGTCGAGGGAAAGTAGCGCTGCCATTGTCAGTAGACCATAAA CCAGACAGAGAAGATGAGCGTGCAAGGATAGAAGCTTTAGGAGGCAAGGTCATTCAATGGATGGGATTTCGTGTTTCAGGTGTACTTGCAATGTCAAGGTCTATAG GTGACAGTTACTTGGAACCCTATGTTATTCCGGATCCAGAAATGATGTTTGTTCCGCGAACAAAAGAAGATGAATGCCTTATCCTAGCGAGCGACGGGCTATGGGATGTCATGACAAATGAGGAGGCTTGTGAGGTAGCACGAAAGCGAATACTTCTCTGGCACAAAAGAAATATCGGCTCTAACCCGCCTGAGCAAAGAGGTGAGGGAATCGATCCTGCGGCTCAAGATGCAGCAGACTACCTTTCAAGACTTGCTCTCCATAAAGGAAGCAGAGACAACATCTCTGTGATTGTGGTGGACTTGAAAGCTCAAAGAAAATTTAAGAAGAAAACTTGA